One part of the Lotus japonicus ecotype B-129 chromosome 2, LjGifu_v1.2 genome encodes these proteins:
- the LOC130736065 gene encoding uncharacterized protein LOC130736065, producing MAKQLSQLTIEQKGKFHANTEDNPREHCNAIFTRSGRVVGGEIDVDEEKNESHDPKESEKEEEVEKEEEKNKREVVDREEKKKSENHEKKKESEEVRWSPSIQRLPYPPNSKKIDHERKKRRFLDIFRHLNITMPFSEALEQIPSYGKYMKELLKKKDKLKALHEDEVIQLNGRCSAILQRLPPPKHRSSKSLVLPVKLDNNQSCNALIDSGATINLMPLSLLKRLGDVEVEPTGMTLQLADKSVKLPQGIAENVTVMVEQLNFPIDFVVVDVPEDKEIPIILGMPFIITARIAFDVDIGILKVRQGEDEVHFTVFSDNHHRQSKGMVSLIKNVGFDLEKLFDEHDPSSSSIDASNHLSELENAKTKHSENKNCDFDAKEDVKNGLGKKGRIRKKKKFSKMWKVVTTCQKCFKELLKKEKEPKRKKGTILSSCLWSP from the coding sequence ATGGCTAAACAATTGAGTCAGCTGACTATTGAGCAGAAAGGGAAGTTCCATGCCAATACAGAAGACAATCCCAGGGAGCATTGCAATGCAATATTCACAAGAAGTGGGAGAGTAGTTGGTGGagagattgatgtggatgaagaaaaaaatgagagCCATGATCCAAAAGAGAGTGAAAAAGAGGAAGaggttgaaaaagaagaagaaaagaataaaagagaGGTTGTAGAtagagaggaaaagaaaaagagtgaaaaccatgagaaaaagaaagagagtgAGGAAGTCAGGTGGAGTCCGTCTATCCAACGCTTGCCATATCCTCCGAATTCTAAAAAGATTGATCATGAGAGGAAAAAGAGGAGATTTCTAGATATTTTCAGACATTTGAACATCACAATGCCATTTTCTGAGGCATTGGAGCAAATTCCCTCCTATGGAAAGTACATGAAAgagcttttgaaaaaaaaggaCAAGTTGAAAGCACTGCATGAAGATGAGGTGATCCAGCTCAATGGACGTTGTAGTGCAATTCTACAACGCTTACCACCTCCAAAGCATAGAAGTTCCAAGAGTCTTGTCTTGCCGGTTAAACTTGACAACAATCAATCCTGTAATGCACTGATAGACTCTGGGGCTACTATCAATTTAATGCCTCTTTCCTTGTTGAAAAGATTGGGAGATGTGGAAGTAGAGCCTACAGGGATGACGCTGCAACTAGCTGATAAATCAGTCAAATTACCTCAAGGAATTGCAGAGAATGTGACTGTGATGGTGGAGCAGCTGAATTTCCCAATAGACTTTGTGGTTGTAGATGTTCCTGAAGACAAAGAGATCCCAATCATTTTAGGGATGCCATTCATTATCACTGCCAGGATAGCATTTGATGTAGATATTGGGATCCTGAAGGTGAGACAAGGTGAAGATGAGGTACATTTTACAGTTTTTAGTGATAATCATCACCGACAAAGCAAAGGTATGGtttctttaattaaaaatgttgGTTTTGATTTGGAAAAATTATTTGATGAGCATgatccatcatcatcttcaattgATGCATCAAATCACTTGTCTGAGCTTGAAAATGCAAAAACTAAACATTCTGAAAATAAAAACTGTGATTTTGATGCTAAAGAGGATGTGAAGAATGGATTAGGGAAGAAAGGAAGgataagaaagaagaaaaagttttCTAAGATGTGGAAGGTTGTGACTACGTGTCAAAAGTGCTTCAAAGAACTTctgaaaaaggagaaggaaccaaagaggaagaagggaacCATTCTCTCCTCTTGTCTTTGGTCTCCTTGA